A genomic segment from Cyprinus carpio isolate SPL01 chromosome A22, ASM1834038v1, whole genome shotgun sequence encodes:
- the LOC122134871 gene encoding uncharacterized protein LOC122134871 isoform X2, producing the protein MQIDREFHRISTVPLISMFFAELDRYSPRLMEIFSRKVGQSGKKPPIMVTISKDDTIHTRIACVIKSLCTYLNEDPEKLVKEYLDSDIESQSIMEQTVMGVYVILKEGELPDDDPQDIGVLIEGVEFLSDLSSIAQACALLFGLIYCLNLSYPPELKCTFEVLQKIFLNLNGQRLSSKAQFLKNKLLE; encoded by the exons atgcaa atTGATAGGGAGTTCCATCGGATTTCTACTGTACCACTGATTTCTATGTTCTTTGCTGAACTTGACCGGTACTCCCCACGTTTGATGGAGATCTTCAGTAGAAAAGTCGGGCAATCAGGAAAAAAACCACCGATCATGGTTACCATCTCCAAG GATGACACTATACATACCAGAATAGCCTGTGTGATCAAGTCTCTGTGC ACCTACTTGAATGAAGACCCTGAAAAACTAGTGAAGGAATATTTG GATTCAGACATTGAGTCACAAAGTATCATGGAACAAACTGTGATGGGAGTGTATGTCATACTGAAGGAGGGAGAACTGCCTGACGATGACCCACAGGACATTGGTGTCCTAATTGAGGGTGTGGAATTCCTCAGTGACTTGAGTAGCATTGCGCAGGCTTGTGCTCTGTTATTTGGACTCATATACTGTTTGAACCTGAGTTACCCACCAGAGCTCAAATGCACTTTTGAAGTCTTGCAGAAGATCTTTCTGAATCTTAATGGACAGAGGTTGTCATCCAAGGCACAGTTCCTCAAAAACAAGCTTTTGGAGTAA
- the LOC122134871 gene encoding uncharacterized protein LOC122134871 isoform X1, producing MKRLLILLLCIVNVFQIDREFHRISTVPLISMFFAELDRYSPRLMEIFSRKVGQSGKKPPIMVTISKDDTIHTRIACVIKSLCTYLNEDPEKLVKEYLDSDIESQSIMEQTVMGVYVILKEGELPDDDPQDIGVLIEGVEFLSDLSSIAQACALLFGLIYCLNLSYPPELKCTFEVLQKIFLNLNGQRLSSKAQFLKNKLLE from the exons ATGAAACGGCTTCTTATTCTTTTGTTAtgcattgttaatgtttttcagatTGATAGGGAGTTCCATCGGATTTCTACTGTACCACTGATTTCTATGTTCTTTGCTGAACTTGACCGGTACTCCCCACGTTTGATGGAGATCTTCAGTAGAAAAGTCGGGCAATCAGGAAAAAAACCACCGATCATGGTTACCATCTCCAAG GATGACACTATACATACCAGAATAGCCTGTGTGATCAAGTCTCTGTGC ACCTACTTGAATGAAGACCCTGAAAAACTAGTGAAGGAATATTTG GATTCAGACATTGAGTCACAAAGTATCATGGAACAAACTGTGATGGGAGTGTATGTCATACTGAAGGAGGGAGAACTGCCTGACGATGACCCACAGGACATTGGTGTCCTAATTGAGGGTGTGGAATTCCTCAGTGACTTGAGTAGCATTGCGCAGGCTTGTGCTCTGTTATTTGGACTCATATACTGTTTGAACCTGAGTTACCCACCAGAGCTCAAATGCACTTTTGAAGTCTTGCAGAAGATCTTTCTGAATCTTAATGGACAGAGGTTGTCATCCAAGGCACAGTTCCTCAAAAACAAGCTTTTGGAGTAA
- the LOC122134871 gene encoding uncharacterized protein LOC122134871 isoform X3: MFFAELDRYSPRLMEIFSRKVGQSGKKPPIMVTISKDDTIHTRIACVIKSLCTYLNEDPEKLVKEYLDSDIESQSIMEQTVMGVYVILKEGELPDDDPQDIGVLIEGVEFLSDLSSIAQACALLFGLIYCLNLSYPPELKCTFEVLQKIFLNLNGQRLSSKAQFLKNKLLE, encoded by the exons ATGTTCTTTGCTGAACTTGACCGGTACTCCCCACGTTTGATGGAGATCTTCAGTAGAAAAGTCGGGCAATCAGGAAAAAAACCACCGATCATGGTTACCATCTCCAAG GATGACACTATACATACCAGAATAGCCTGTGTGATCAAGTCTCTGTGC ACCTACTTGAATGAAGACCCTGAAAAACTAGTGAAGGAATATTTG GATTCAGACATTGAGTCACAAAGTATCATGGAACAAACTGTGATGGGAGTGTATGTCATACTGAAGGAGGGAGAACTGCCTGACGATGACCCACAGGACATTGGTGTCCTAATTGAGGGTGTGGAATTCCTCAGTGACTTGAGTAGCATTGCGCAGGCTTGTGCTCTGTTATTTGGACTCATATACTGTTTGAACCTGAGTTACCCACCAGAGCTCAAATGCACTTTTGAAGTCTTGCAGAAGATCTTTCTGAATCTTAATGGACAGAGGTTGTCATCCAAGGCACAGTTCCTCAAAAACAAGCTTTTGGAGTAA